The following coding sequences lie in one Halogeometricum rufum genomic window:
- a CDS encoding 2Fe-2S iron-sulfur cluster-binding protein, with the protein MTDYTVEFVGTGETIQVSDKQTILKACIEEGIAQEYSCRVGMCLACSAEILEGDVVQPAARGLTDEEREGYALTCMARPQSDLKLKRGVYPPSIEDDAAAAAAAADDD; encoded by the coding sequence ATGACCGACTACACCGTCGAGTTCGTCGGGACCGGCGAGACGATTCAGGTCTCCGACAAGCAGACGATTCTCAAGGCCTGCATCGAGGAGGGCATCGCGCAGGAGTACTCCTGTCGCGTCGGCATGTGTCTGGCGTGTTCCGCCGAGATTCTGGAGGGCGACGTCGTCCAACCCGCCGCCAGGGGCCTCACCGACGAGGAACGCGAGGGCTACGCGCTGACCTGCATGGCGCGCCCCCAGAGCGACCTCAAACTGAAGCGCGGCGTCTACCCGCCGAGCATCGAGGACGACGCCGCGGCCGCGGCCGCCGCCGCAGACGACGACTGA
- a CDS encoding cupin domain-containing protein: MTDAEPAADRRDGGSDRRGADADGDRNATDDGVEEIDCPTAGKRVRYVATAADTGGEYARFEMWLAPPPDSHGPMRHVHPEQDETLEVVSGRMGVWHEGETRLLDAGERVTIPKGDRHRFWNEGPDELRLVGEVRPALRTERFMRVTYGLARDGMSTPSGMPLNPLRLAVLLERYDDLLYLAAVPLSLQRLGVRLLAPLGRAVGYTSDYPEYE, encoded by the coding sequence GTGACGGACGCCGAACCGGCGGCGGACCGACGCGACGGCGGGTCGGACCGACGCGGGGCCGACGCCGACGGCGACCGGAACGCCACCGACGACGGCGTCGAGGAGATAGACTGTCCGACGGCCGGCAAGCGGGTGCGGTACGTCGCCACGGCGGCCGACACCGGCGGCGAGTACGCCCGGTTCGAGATGTGGCTGGCGCCGCCGCCGGACTCCCACGGGCCGATGCGACACGTCCACCCCGAACAGGACGAGACGCTCGAAGTCGTCTCCGGCCGGATGGGCGTCTGGCACGAGGGCGAGACGCGCCTGCTCGACGCGGGCGAACGCGTCACGATTCCGAAGGGCGACCGACACCGGTTCTGGAACGAGGGGCCCGACGAACTCCGTCTCGTCGGCGAGGTCCGTCCCGCCCTCCGGACGGAGCGGTTCATGCGTGTCACCTATGGACTCGCCCGCGACGGCATGAGTACGCCGTCGGGCATGCCGCTGAACCCGCTAAGACTCGCGGTGTTGCTCGAACGGTACGACGACTTGCTCTACCTCGCCGCCGTCCCCCTGTCGCTCCAGCGACTCGGCGTCCGCCTGCTGGCACCGCTGGGTCGAGCGGTCGGCTACACGAGCGACTATCCGGAGTACGAGTGA
- a CDS encoding MBL fold metallo-hydrolase, with protein sequence MTPEALYDRLERGEPVTVLDVRNRDEFEEWHIEDEAVTTTLVPYSKFMVAEAGDTVASTAREAGLAPDEFVVVVCGRGEASDYVADLLDEAGFDAENLEDGMRGWARVYASVVVRLDAEAAVYQYHRPSSGCLAYLVVSDDEAAVVDPLRQFTDRYVADVREYGADLVAALDTHVHADHVSGVRRLADGTGATPVYPAAARERGLRADAAAEFVADGDEIRVGDVTLTAVRVPGHTSEMTAFRLGDLCLAGDSLFLDSVARPDLEAGDEGAEAMARRLHETLRSVYGEMDDDVRIAPCHYGDAASRADDGTYTARLGDLRDRLSAFSMDEDGFVDYVLSDMPPRPANYEEIIETNLGRTDVDDAEAFELELGPNNCAVSQAGES encoded by the coding sequence ATGACGCCCGAAGCGCTCTACGACCGACTCGAACGAGGTGAGCCCGTCACGGTCCTCGACGTGCGCAACCGCGACGAGTTCGAGGAGTGGCACATCGAGGACGAGGCCGTCACGACGACGCTCGTCCCGTACTCGAAGTTCATGGTGGCCGAGGCCGGCGACACGGTGGCGTCCACCGCGCGCGAGGCCGGTCTGGCCCCCGACGAGTTCGTCGTGGTCGTCTGCGGGCGCGGCGAGGCCAGCGACTACGTGGCGGACCTCCTCGACGAGGCTGGGTTCGACGCGGAGAACCTCGAAGACGGGATGCGCGGCTGGGCGCGCGTCTACGCCTCCGTCGTCGTCAGACTCGACGCCGAGGCCGCCGTCTACCAGTACCACCGCCCCTCCAGCGGCTGTCTCGCCTACCTCGTCGTCTCGGACGACGAGGCGGCGGTCGTGGACCCGCTTCGACAGTTCACCGACCGCTACGTCGCCGACGTCCGCGAGTACGGCGCTGACCTCGTCGCCGCCCTCGACACGCACGTCCACGCCGACCACGTCAGCGGCGTCCGCCGATTGGCCGACGGGACGGGGGCGACGCCCGTCTACCCCGCCGCCGCCCGGGAACGGGGGCTCCGCGCGGACGCCGCCGCCGAGTTCGTCGCCGACGGCGACGAGATTCGCGTCGGCGACGTGACGCTCACCGCCGTCCGCGTCCCCGGACACACCTCCGAGATGACCGCCTTCCGCCTCGGCGACCTCTGTCTCGCCGGCGACAGCCTGTTCCTCGACAGCGTCGCCCGCCCGGACCTCGAAGCGGGCGACGAGGGGGCCGAGGCGATGGCCCGCCGACTCCACGAGACGCTCCGGTCGGTGTACGGCGAGATGGACGACGACGTTCGCATCGCCCCCTGTCACTACGGCGACGCCGCGTCGAGGGCGGACGACGGCACGTACACGGCGCGACTCGGCGACCTGCGGGACCGACTCTCCGCGTTCTCGATGGACGAAGACGGGTTCGTCGACTACGTCCTCTCGGACATGCCGCCGCGGCCGGCGAACTACGAGGAGATAATCGAGACGAACCTCGGCCGGACCGACGTGGACGACGCGGAGGCGTTCGAGTTGGAACTCGGCCCGAACAACTGCGCCGTGTCGCAGGCGGGCGAGTCGTGA
- a CDS encoding globin-coupled sensor protein produces the protein MEDDQFAVDDARRQTVDGTELAETMGLDAEEIAWRKSFNRFDESDAERLAELSPLFDSIADDVVDEFYDQLTSDDDAAEILGRSSKGLDVLKRDQASYLKSLGRGEYDRSYFERRARVGKIHDMLDVGPKFYLGAYSVYYERLVEAIGDDVKREFEGDAGADGDGGLLAGLRGQSAGGDVDAAVDAVVERTLSLLKLFLLDQQVAMETYIHSYSEEARQQADRRRELASQVERELRDPIDDVHRSSQVVSDRAEDIRDIASEQVEDMERVAGEVSQMSATVEEIAATAEEVENTSVEAATRAANGEEAADEAIEVMEEVSEAATEASEDVRRLQAKIDEVDGVIETINDIAEQTNLLALNASIEAARAGEAGEGFAVVAEEVKSLAEESQAQASEVEQTVKGVQSEADETVESLASTTEKLHEGIERGGEAMNSLGEIVDAVERTSEGIAEVADATDNQAMSAEQVSSAVENTRTQAERVASQVEDVAEASREQAEQVDAISAASERLAVDDGEAAAAETPATGDGTPPASVGTDGGVDEMPDHVRRRLADESGD, from the coding sequence ATGGAAGACGACCAGTTCGCCGTCGACGACGCGCGTCGGCAGACGGTGGACGGGACGGAACTCGCAGAGACGATGGGACTCGACGCCGAGGAGATCGCGTGGCGGAAGTCGTTCAACCGGTTCGACGAGAGCGACGCGGAGCGACTGGCCGAACTCTCGCCGCTGTTCGACAGCATCGCCGACGACGTGGTCGACGAGTTCTACGACCAACTCACGAGCGACGACGACGCGGCCGAGATTCTCGGCCGGTCGAGCAAGGGACTGGACGTCCTCAAGCGCGACCAGGCGTCGTACCTGAAGTCGCTCGGACGCGGTGAGTACGACCGCAGCTACTTCGAGCGCCGGGCGCGGGTCGGCAAGATTCACGACATGCTCGACGTGGGACCGAAGTTCTACCTCGGCGCGTACTCCGTCTACTACGAACGCCTCGTCGAGGCCATCGGCGACGACGTCAAGCGGGAGTTCGAGGGAGACGCCGGCGCGGACGGCGACGGGGGACTGCTCGCCGGTCTCCGCGGGCAGTCCGCCGGCGGCGACGTGGACGCCGCCGTCGACGCCGTCGTCGAGCGGACGCTCTCGCTTCTGAAACTGTTCCTCCTCGACCAGCAGGTGGCGATGGAGACGTACATCCACTCCTACAGCGAAGAGGCGCGACAGCAGGCCGACCGGCGCCGGGAACTCGCCTCGCAGGTCGAACGGGAACTCCGCGACCCCATCGACGACGTCCACCGGTCCTCACAGGTCGTCTCCGACCGCGCCGAGGACATCCGGGACATCGCGTCCGAACAGGTCGAGGACATGGAACGCGTCGCCGGCGAGGTGTCGCAGATGAGCGCGACCGTCGAGGAGATAGCCGCGACGGCCGAAGAGGTCGAGAACACGAGCGTCGAGGCCGCCACCCGCGCCGCCAACGGCGAGGAGGCGGCCGACGAGGCAATCGAGGTGATGGAGGAGGTGAGCGAGGCGGCCACCGAGGCGTCCGAGGACGTCCGCCGCCTGCAGGCGAAGATAGACGAGGTGGACGGCGTCATCGAGACGATAAACGACATCGCCGAGCAGACGAACCTGCTGGCGCTGAACGCCTCCATCGAGGCGGCGCGGGCGGGCGAGGCCGGCGAGGGGTTCGCCGTCGTCGCCGAGGAGGTCAAGTCGCTCGCCGAGGAGTCGCAGGCGCAGGCCAGCGAGGTCGAACAGACGGTCAAAGGCGTCCAGTCCGAGGCCGACGAGACGGTCGAGAGTCTGGCGTCGACGACCGAGAAACTCCACGAGGGAATCGAACGCGGCGGCGAGGCGATGAACAGCCTCGGCGAAATCGTCGACGCGGTCGAGCGGACGTCCGAGGGCATCGCGGAGGTGGCCGACGCCACCGACAACCAGGCGATGAGCGCCGAACAGGTGTCCAGCGCGGTCGAGAACACGCGCACGCAGGCCGAACGGGTCGCCTCGCAGGTCGAGGACGTCGCCGAGGCGAGTCGAGAGCAGGCCGAGCAGGTCGACGCCATCAGCGCGGCGAGCGAGCGACTCGCGGTCGATGACGGGGAAGCGGCCGCGGCGGAGACGCCGGCCACGGGAGACGGGACGCCGCCAGCCTCGGTCGGCACCGACGGCGGCGTGGACGAGATGCCCGACCACGTCCGCCGTCGTCTCGCCGACGAATCGGGAGACTGA
- a CDS encoding rubrerythrin family protein, translating into MDGETLRSAVERDKETELARLGSQQLLVALTDADLTRERVLDVAAASEHAARETFRGWADDEANGAVREAFAAVADQEADHLRRVRAELDGDWEADDEPGPMHGYLRGRDETVERIAGGMVGRPLVSHRTYNQLIGFFVNEADEATADVLRELKAETAETLTEGLSLLESTCEDEAAWETARTVAGYTVQLAYDDYADALQGLGFDPRSVC; encoded by the coding sequence ATGGACGGAGAGACGCTTCGCTCGGCGGTCGAGAGGGACAAGGAGACGGAGTTGGCGCGACTCGGGTCGCAGCAACTGCTGGTCGCGTTGACCGACGCGGACCTGACGCGCGAACGCGTCCTCGACGTGGCGGCGGCGTCGGAACACGCCGCGCGCGAGACGTTCCGCGGGTGGGCGGACGACGAGGCGAACGGGGCGGTGCGCGAGGCGTTCGCCGCCGTCGCCGACCAGGAGGCCGACCACCTCCGACGCGTCAGGGCCGAACTCGACGGCGACTGGGAGGCCGACGACGAACCGGGACCGATGCACGGGTACCTGCGCGGCCGCGACGAGACGGTCGAACGAATCGCGGGCGGGATGGTCGGCCGCCCCCTCGTGAGTCACCGGACGTACAACCAACTCATCGGCTTCTTCGTGAACGAGGCCGACGAGGCGACGGCGGATGTCCTCCGGGAACTGAAGGCCGAGACGGCCGAGACGCTGACCGAGGGCCTCTCGCTGCTCGAATCCACCTGTGAGGACGAAGCGGCGTGGGAGACGGCCCGAACGGTGGCAGGGTACACGGTTCAACTGGCGTACGACGACTACGCGGACGCCCTGCAGGGTCTCGGCTTCGACCCGCGGTCGGTGTGCTGA
- a CDS encoding MOSC domain-containing protein, whose amino-acid sequence MADDDSAAADARADVHGTVEALWTSPEDGAPMESHESIDCVEGGIRGDRYLRGTGHYSPFDVCEVTFVAAEALETIREETGIDLTDGRHRRNVVVRGPDLRDLLETTFRVGEATFRGTRPRPPCAHVERVAGEEGVARALGKKRGGICADVVEPGAVRVGDELELLEADPRTVGRSIADRLREAFGGE is encoded by the coding sequence ATGGCCGACGACGACTCCGCCGCCGCGGACGCCCGGGCCGACGTCCACGGCACCGTCGAAGCCCTGTGGACGAGTCCCGAGGACGGCGCCCCGATGGAGTCACACGAGAGCATCGACTGCGTCGAGGGCGGCATCCGCGGCGACCGGTACCTCCGCGGGACGGGCCACTACTCGCCGTTCGACGTCTGCGAGGTGACGTTCGTCGCGGCCGAGGCGTTGGAGACGATTCGCGAGGAGACGGGCATCGACCTCACGGACGGCCGGCACCGCCGGAACGTCGTCGTCCGCGGTCCGGACCTCCGCGACCTGTTGGAGACGACGTTCCGCGTCGGCGAGGCGACGTTCCGGGGGACGCGTCCCCGGCCACCCTGCGCCCACGTCGAACGGGTCGCGGGCGAGGAGGGCGTCGCGCGCGCCCTCGGGAAGAAGCGCGGCGGCATCTGCGCCGACGTGGTCGAACCGGGGGCGGTCCGCGTCGGCGACGAACTCGAACTGCTGGAAGCCGACCCGCGGACTGTCGGGCGGTCCATCGCGGACCGACTCCGCGAGGCGTTCGGCGGGGAGTAG
- a CDS encoding acetamidase/formamidase family protein, producing MTYEVDYELTDDDENVHHVWDNSLDPLVTVEPGEVVRFECRDALDGQVGPDSDAEDLATASFDPVHPLTGPVAVEGAEPGDVLAVELLDFEHKGWGFTGYMPGEMGLGLLPEEFEEAGLHVWELEEDVAHFVNGIEVPLDMFPGIIGVAPGEDGEHDTLPPRDTGGNMDVKHMTKGSTVYLPVETEGALFSTADCHAAQGDGEVCVTGIEAPMFVTARFDVLTDKSIEQPQLKTTGPFTPTGSDEPMYATTGIADDLMEATKKAVRHMIDHLETERDLTRGEAYILCSAAVDLKISEVVDAPNWTVTAYLPDSIFPE from the coding sequence ATGACGTACGAAGTCGATTACGAACTCACGGACGACGACGAGAACGTCCACCACGTCTGGGACAACAGCCTCGACCCCCTCGTGACGGTCGAACCGGGTGAGGTGGTCCGCTTCGAGTGCCGGGACGCACTCGACGGACAGGTCGGTCCCGACTCCGACGCCGAGGACCTCGCCACCGCGAGTTTCGACCCGGTTCACCCGCTGACGGGTCCCGTCGCCGTCGAGGGGGCGGAACCCGGCGACGTGCTGGCGGTCGAACTCCTCGACTTCGAGCACAAGGGCTGGGGGTTCACCGGCTACATGCCCGGCGAGATGGGCCTCGGCCTCCTCCCCGAGGAGTTCGAGGAGGCGGGACTGCACGTCTGGGAGTTGGAGGAGGACGTGGCTCACTTCGTGAACGGCATCGAGGTTCCGCTGGACATGTTCCCGGGCATCATCGGCGTCGCGCCCGGCGAGGACGGCGAACACGACACGCTCCCGCCGCGGGACACCGGTGGCAACATGGACGTCAAGCACATGACGAAGGGGTCGACGGTGTACCTCCCCGTCGAGACTGAGGGCGCGTTGTTCTCCACCGCCGACTGCCACGCCGCGCAGGGCGACGGCGAGGTGTGCGTCACGGGCATCGAGGCACCCATGTTCGTCACCGCGCGGTTCGACGTACTGACGGACAAATCCATCGAGCAACCGCAACTGAAGACGACGGGGCCGTTCACGCCGACGGGGTCGGACGAACCGATGTACGCGACGACGGGCATCGCCGACGACCTGATGGAGGCGACGAAGAAGGCGGTCCGGCACATGATAGACCACCTCGAAACCGAACGCGACCTGACGCGCGGCGAGGCGTACATCCTCTGCTCGGCGGCGGTGGACCTGAAGATAAGCGAAGTCGTCGATGCCCCGAACTGGACGGTGACGGCGTACCTGCCGGACAGCATCTTCCCCGAGTAG
- a CDS encoding mandelate racemase/muconate lactonizing enzyme family protein — translation MVRNYADLHDPNAEYTMRNLSSETMGVTAKRGGGRDVEITDVQTTMINGNFPWTLVRIYTDAGIVGTGEAYWGAGVPELVERMKPFVVGENPLDIDRLFEHLIQKMSGEGSVEGVTVTAISGIEIALHDLAGKILEIPAYQLLGGKYRDEVRVYCDCHTEDEADPDACADEAERVVDELGYDALKFDLDVPSGHEKDRANRHLRPGEIRHKAEIVEKVTERVQDDADVAFDCHWTFSASSAKRLAAAIEDYDVWWLEDPVPPENLEVQEEVTKSTLTPITVGENRYRVTEERRLIENQAVDIIAPDLPKVGGMRETQKIADVANQYYVPVAMHNVSSPVATMASAHVGTAIPNSLAVEYHSYELGWWEDLVEETVIEDGYIEIPEEPGLGVTLDMDVVEDKMVAGEELFDEE, via the coding sequence ATGGTCAGAAACTACGCAGACTTACACGACCCGAACGCGGAGTATACGATGCGAAACCTCTCCTCGGAGACGATGGGGGTCACGGCCAAGCGAGGCGGCGGCCGCGACGTGGAGATAACCGACGTGCAGACGACGATGATCAACGGGAACTTCCCGTGGACGCTCGTCCGCATCTACACGGACGCCGGCATCGTCGGTACGGGCGAGGCGTACTGGGGCGCGGGCGTCCCGGAACTCGTCGAGCGGATGAAACCGTTCGTCGTCGGCGAGAACCCCCTCGACATCGACCGACTGTTCGAACACCTCATCCAGAAGATGTCCGGTGAGGGTTCGGTTGAGGGCGTCACGGTCACGGCCATCTCCGGCATCGAAATCGCCCTCCACGACCTCGCGGGCAAGATTCTCGAGATTCCGGCCTACCAACTGCTCGGCGGCAAGTACCGCGACGAGGTCCGCGTCTACTGCGACTGCCACACCGAAGACGAGGCCGACCCGGACGCCTGCGCAGACGAGGCCGAACGCGTCGTCGACGAACTCGGCTACGACGCGCTGAAGTTCGACCTCGACGTGCCCTCGGGCCACGAGAAGGACCGGGCGAACCGACACCTCCGACCCGGCGAGATCCGTCACAAGGCGGAGATAGTCGAGAAAGTCACCGAACGGGTGCAGGACGACGCAGACGTCGCGTTCGACTGTCACTGGACGTTCTCCGCGAGTTCCGCGAAACGCCTCGCCGCGGCCATAGAGGACTACGACGTCTGGTGGCTGGAGGACCCCGTGCCGCCGGAGAACCTCGAAGTGCAGGAGGAAGTCACGAAGTCCACGCTCACACCCATCACGGTGGGCGAGAACCGCTACCGCGTCACCGAGGAACGCCGACTCATCGAGAACCAGGCCGTGGACATCATCGCCCCCGACCTGCCGAAGGTCGGCGGCATGCGCGAGACGCAGAAGATCGCCGACGTGGCGAACCAGTACTACGTCCCCGTCGCGATGCACAACGTCTCTTCGCCCGTCGCGACGATGGCCTCCGCGCACGTCGGCACGGCCATCCCGAACTCGCTGGCCGTCGAGTACCACTCCTACGAACTCGGCTGGTGGGAGGACCTGGTCGAGGAGACGGTCATCGAGGACGGCTACATCGAGATACCCGAGGAACCGGGACTCGGCGTGACGCTCGACATGGACGTCGTCGAGGACAAGATGGTCGCCGGCGAGGAACTGTTCGACGAGGAGTGA
- a CDS encoding DUF7344 domain-containing protein, producing the protein MGSIDAASVQGSDECAGPKGASDDAHEPLSARDAFDILSNDRRRFALHYLMQEEEAPSLNQLSRHVAAWENDVPPEAVTSTQRRRVHVALHQTHLPRMDDAGIVTYESSADPICLAERADDLNVYMEVVPGNDITWSTFYLGLSLFSLSLVAAVAVGAYPFSVLSMTQAAVFSSLLFVVASAVHVRWTRRRRLGSQGEPPTRRV; encoded by the coding sequence ATGGGGAGCATCGATGCAGCGTCGGTGCAGGGGAGTGACGAGTGCGCAGGCCCGAAGGGGGCATCGGACGACGCGCACGAGCCACTTTCCGCACGAGACGCGTTCGACATCCTGAGTAACGACCGGCGACGGTTCGCCCTCCACTACCTGATGCAGGAGGAGGAGGCGCCCTCGCTGAACCAACTGTCCCGGCACGTCGCGGCCTGGGAGAACGACGTGCCTCCGGAGGCCGTCACGTCGACACAGCGACGGCGCGTCCACGTGGCCCTCCACCAGACGCATCTCCCGCGGATGGACGACGCGGGCATCGTGACCTACGAGTCGTCGGCGGACCCGATCTGTCTCGCCGAACGGGCGGACGACCTGAACGTCTACATGGAAGTCGTGCCCGGAAACGACATCACGTGGAGCACGTTCTACCTCGGACTCTCGCTGTTCTCGCTCTCGCTGGTCGCGGCCGTCGCAGTCGGCGCGTACCCGTTCTCCGTCCTCTCGATGACGCAGGCCGCCGTGTTCAGTTCGCTCCTGTTCGTCGTCGCCAGCGCCGTCCACGTCCGGTGGACGCGTCGCCGTCGACTCGGGTCCCAAGGCGAGCCGCCGACGCGCCGCGTCTGA
- a CDS encoding TasA family protein: MTNDTNIELSRRKILAGLGTIGLASAGAGAGTMALFSDEETSENNSISAGRLDMRVGAGGNANVNVGPIHPGESGTESITLKNRNNSTIGGVLDVTGVSVTSGENGRTDPEHEANDSTAGQGELDDKLKLRAYVENADGDYDFVDGAGDLVAGDKSSVGKIKAKNLKPRAVGFSVDPGETVELVVDWDLPESVGNVVQTDDVSLDLTFELVQGPRVRTFTDEQGPFTGNYGGPGDYSYDKGFTRTSFHNKFATMIHRTAGGDYKFFVKNSETGSQTETTVSSSGPVPFEFVYNGQQGLANLTVDGTSLGTVSVPEPTLGTMAITANSAYDNSGDGSVDATNVELDGETVGSGSLSTSVSGSGEIDFETFHVEGLDSSSRFVVTGTVDIEAVGNDGANYLAEALHIDLR, encoded by the coding sequence ATGACAAACGACACCAACATCGAACTTTCGCGGCGGAAGATCCTGGCGGGACTCGGCACCATCGGTCTGGCGTCTGCGGGGGCAGGCGCGGGGACGATGGCACTGTTCAGCGACGAAGAGACGAGCGAGAACAACAGCATCAGCGCGGGTCGACTCGATATGCGCGTCGGCGCCGGGGGCAACGCGAACGTCAACGTCGGTCCGATTCACCCGGGCGAATCGGGCACGGAGAGTATCACGCTGAAGAACCGCAACAACTCCACCATCGGGGGCGTCCTCGACGTGACGGGCGTCAGCGTGACGAGCGGCGAGAACGGACGCACCGACCCGGAGCACGAGGCGAACGACAGCACGGCCGGGCAGGGCGAACTCGACGACAAGCTGAAACTCCGCGCGTACGTGGAGAACGCCGACGGCGACTACGACTTCGTCGACGGGGCGGGCGACCTCGTCGCGGGCGACAAGAGTTCGGTCGGCAAGATAAAGGCGAAGAACCTCAAACCCCGTGCGGTCGGGTTCTCGGTGGACCCCGGCGAGACGGTGGAACTGGTCGTCGACTGGGACCTCCCCGAGAGCGTCGGCAACGTGGTGCAGACCGACGACGTGTCGCTGGACCTGACCTTCGAACTCGTGCAGGGTCCGCGCGTCCGTACGTTCACCGACGAGCAGGGACCGTTCACGGGCAACTACGGCGGTCCCGGCGACTACTCGTACGACAAGGGCTTCACGCGGACCTCGTTCCACAACAAGTTCGCGACGATGATCCACCGGACGGCCGGCGGCGACTACAAGTTCTTCGTCAAGAACTCCGAGACGGGCTCTCAGACCGAGACGACCGTCTCGTCGTCCGGTCCAGTGCCGTTCGAATTCGTCTACAACGGCCAACAGGGGCTAGCGAACCTGACCGTGGACGGGACGTCCCTCGGAACAGTCTCCGTCCCCGAGCCGACGCTGGGCACGATGGCGATCACGGCCAATTCCGCGTACGATAACTCCGGCGACGGCTCCGTGGACGCCACGAACGTCGAACTCGACGGTGAGACGGTCGGCTCAGGGTCGCTCTCGACGTCCGTCTCCGGTAGCGGGGAGATAGACTTCGAGACGTTCCACGTCGAGGGTCTTGACTCGTCGTCTCGATTCGTCGTCACGGGGACGGTAGACATCGAGGCGGTCGGCAACGACGGCGCGAACTACCTCGCCGAAGCGCTCCACATCGATCTCCGGTAG
- a CDS encoding signal peptidase I has product MQLPTDTDARTWAVRLAIALVVVPFVVFAVPQVVGADHSYVVQSDSMTPTFAAGDVVVVDGRSPSTVEAGDVITYTAPGASVVGGGGANRITHRVVEVVERDGGRFFRTKGDANEEADGELVPASNLVGVVTFSIPYIGWVIAFGQTRLGTLLLVVAPLALLALTELWTVAGGLGLTGEDDDGTAGDGEAP; this is encoded by the coding sequence ATGCAACTCCCCACCGACACGGACGCGCGGACGTGGGCGGTCCGGCTAGCCATCGCGCTGGTCGTCGTCCCGTTCGTCGTCTTCGCGGTTCCGCAGGTGGTCGGCGCGGACCACAGCTACGTGGTTCAGTCCGACAGCATGACGCCGACGTTCGCCGCGGGCGACGTCGTCGTCGTCGACGGTCGGTCGCCGTCGACCGTCGAGGCGGGCGACGTCATCACCTACACCGCTCCCGGTGCGAGCGTCGTCGGTGGGGGCGGGGCGAACAGAATCACGCACCGAGTGGTCGAAGTCGTCGAACGGGACGGCGGCCGATTTTTCCGTACCAAAGGCGACGCCAACGAGGAGGCGGACGGCGAACTCGTCCCCGCGAGTAACCTCGTCGGGGTCGTCACGTTCTCTATCCCGTACATCGGGTGGGTAATCGCGTTCGGGCAGACGCGCCTCGGCACGCTCCTCCTCGTCGTCGCTCCGCTCGCGCTGCTAGCTCTGACCGAACTGTGGACGGTCGCCGGCGGCCTCGGTCTGACCGGCGAGGACGACGACGGCACGGCGGGAGACGGAGAGGCACCATGA